The nucleotide sequence CCGGTGGGAGGAGCCGGCTTGGTCACTTGCTGAAGCCGGCCGTCAGACCGCGTACGAGATAGCGCCGCCCGAGCAGATACGCGGCGAGCATGGGCAGCGTGGAGAGCACCACGGCGGCGAGGATCGCCGGCACGTTCACGGTGAACTCGCCCTGGAACGTCCACAGCGCCATCGGCAGCACCCGCTGGTTCGGGCTCTGCGTGAGGATCAGCGGGAAGAGGAAGCCGTTCCACACGTGCAGCCCGTCGTAGATGCCGACCGTCACGATCGCCGGGCGGGCCAGCGGCATGACGAGGCTGCGCAGGATCCGCAGATCGCTCGCGCCGTCCATGCGCATCGACTCGAACAGTTCCTTGGGGATGTCCCGGATGAAGTTCGCCAGGATCAGCACGGTGATCGGAATGGCGAACCCGATGGACGGGAGGATCAGCGCGAGCAGGCTGTCGTACAGATGCACCTTGGTGATCATGTAGTACAGCGGAATGATCGTCGCGTGCACCGGGATCGCGAGCCCCAGCAGGAAGACCGAGAACGCCGAGCGGACGAACCGGCCGTTGCCCCGCACCACCGCGTACGCCGCCATGAGGGACAGCACGACGGTGACGGCGACGGCGGCGATCGTGATGACGACGCTGTTGAGGAAGTAGCGGCCGAAGCCGCTGTTCAGCACCAGCGAGTAGTTGTCGAAGGTGATGTGGCTGGGGAACGCCAGCGGGTTCGTCGCGAAGAACCCCTGCTGGGCGCGGAGGCTGGAGATCACCACGTAGTAGACCGGCACGATGATGACCGCCAGCCAGACGAAGCCGCCGAGCCCCGCCAGTACGTTGGGCCGCCTGCGCAGCGCGCGCGGCGTGCGGCCGCGCCGTGGCCGCGGTGCCGGGCCGTCCGGTCCTGTCCGCGCCGCGGGCTCCCGGACCGTGGTCGTCGTCACCATCAGAGACCTTCCTGTTCACTGCGCATCCGGCTGAAGCCGGAGAACCTGGTCAGTACGAAGGCCAGGGCGAGCCCGATGACGACGAGGATCACGGCGAGGACACTGGCGTCGCCCATGTCGTTGGCCTGGAAGCCGGTCAGATACATGTCGACCGGCAGCAGCCGGGTGGAGTTGCCGGGACCGCCCGCCGTCAGCACGAAGACCACGTCGAAATAGGTCAGCGAGCCGGTGATCATCAGTGTCGACGAGGTGATGACGGTGTTACGCAGCTGCGGCAGCGTGATGTACCAGAACTGCTGGAGCCGGCCGGCCCCGTCGATCGTCGCCGCCTCGTACAGGGAGTCCGGGATCTGCCGCACGGCCGCCTGGTAGAGCAGCGTGTGGAACGGCACGAACTGCCAGGCGATCACGAAGATCACCACGTACAGCACCAGGTCGGGATCGCCCAGCCAGTTCTGCGCCAGGGCGTGCAGCCCCGGTGCGCCGCCGATCCCGAAGTTCGGGTCGAGCAGCGCCTTGAACGCGATGGCCACGGCCGCCGACGACAGCAGCAGCGGTACGAAGTAGAGCGCGGCGAGCACGGCGCGGTAGCGCTGGGTGCCGGCGGTGAAGACCCCGAGCAGCAGGCTGATGGGGGTCTGCACCACCCACGAGACCACCATGATCTTCACGGTCAGCAGCAGGGCGTTGCCGGTGAGCGGGTCGTGCAGGACCCGGGTCCAGTTGCTCAGCCCCTGCCAGGTGATGGCGCCGAGGCCGTCCCAGTGCGTGAAGCTGAGCACCACGGCGCCGGCCAGCGGCACCAGGGCGAACACGACGAACATCAGCAGGGCCGGTACGGCGAACAGCCCGCTCGCGCCCGAACCGCGGCGACGGGCCGCCGGGTTGTCGGTAGGGAGGACAGACACGTCGAACTCGCCTTCAGGCGGAAATGGTCGCGTTCATGGTGGACGCGAATTTCTTGGGGCTGATCTCGCCCAGGAAGATCTGCTGGAGCGCCGTCAGTACGGAGTCGCCCTGCTGCGGGCTCAGCGCCTGGTCCAGGGAGAGTGCGAAGTTCGGTGCCTTGGAGGCGAGTTCGTAGATCGCCTTGAAGTACTCCGGGTCGCTCGCCTTGGCGAGCTGTGCGTCCAGATTCGCCACGGGCGGCACATTGCCGACGGACAACAGGTCCGCCGCGTACTGGGCGTTGAGCAGATCGCTCTTGATGTAGGCGCGCGCTGCGGCCTTCTCGGCCGCGCTCGCCGACGCCGAGATCGACCAGAAGTTGGACGGGTTGCCCGCCACGTTGGCCGGATCGCCCTTGCCGCCCTCGACGGTCGGGAACGGGAAGTAGCCGAGCTTGCCGTCGCTGATGAACTTCGGGTCGGCCGTCTGGATGGTCTGGTACGTGGCCGGCAGCCCGAGGCTCATCGCCGCCTTGCCCGTGTACAGCAGCGCGATGTCGGCGCCGCTGTCGGTGGAGATCGAGGCGAAGCCCTTGACGAAGCCGTCGGCCTTCACCAGCTGCTGGATCATCTCGTTGGCCTGGGTGACGGCCGGGTTGGACCACGCGTCCGGCTTGTTCGCGAGGATGTCGTTCAGCACGCCGGGGCCGCCGATGCGGTCCATCAGATAGGAAAGCCACGGCAGCAGCGGCCACTTGGCCTGTCCGCTGACGGTGAAGGGGGCTGTCCCGGCCTTCTTGAACTTCGGCACCAGCGCCATCAGTTCGCCCCAGCTCGCGGGCGGCTGGGCGCCGATCTTGGCGAACAGGTCCTTGTTGTAATAGACCATCACCGGCTTCACGCCGTTGTTCGGCAGCGCGTACGTCTTGCCGCCGACCGTGCCCGCCTTGGCGATCGAGGGCAGGAACCGGCCCTTGAGCTGCGGGTCGGCCGCGAGGTCGCTGAGGTCGTCGACCGAGCCCGCCTGGACGTACGAGTTGAGGACGCCGCCGCCCCAGCCGTAGATCAGGGTGGGGGACTGGCCGGCCCCGACGGCGGTGCGGATCTTCTGCTTGTAGGGGTCGTTGGCGAAGGACTGGACGCCGATCCGCTGGTCCGAGTGGGCGCTGTTCCAGGAGTCGAACGAGTTCTGGAACGCCTTCTCGGTGACCCCGCTGATGATCCACACGGAGGCGCTGCCCTTGCCGCCGCCGCCGGAAGCGCCGGTGCTGGGCCCCGAGGTGCCGCAGCCCACCGCCGTACCGCCGACCAGGGCCGCGAGTCCCGCGAGCACAGTTCTGCGTGAGGTGACCGATCCCGTCATGCTGTCCGCCTCTCTGCCCCGGTCACGTCAACGGGCCCGGGGCAGCTCTGATCCAGCTTTGATTTTCGGCCATCGTGCAGGGCTGCTTCGGGTCTGTCAATCGTTATCGATAACGTTATCGAAATCGTTTTCGCTGGCGGTAGGATCTGGTCCGTGACCACTCATCGTGTGACCATCCGCGACGTCGCCTCGCAAGCCGGAGTCTCGGTGGCGACCGTCTCCAAAGTGCTGAACGAACGTCACGGGGTGGCGGTGAGCACGGTGGAGCGGGTGCGCGCGGTCATCGAGCAGCTCGGCTACGAGTCGAGCCTGGTGGCGCGCAGCCTGCGCAACCACCGCACGAATGTGGTCGGCGTGCTGGTCTGGGCCATCGAGCCGTACAGCGCCGAACTGCTCAAGGGCGCGGCGCGCGCGATCAAGGGCACCGGGTACGAGCTGGTCGTGTACTCGACGGGCGGTGAGGGCGGCGGCCACATCGGGTGGGAGCGCCGCTATCTCTCACGGCTTTCGGGGACCTTGATCGACGGGGCCGTGCTGGTGACGCCGACGGTCTCCGCCGAGGGGATCGGCTCGCCGGTCGTCGCCGTCGACCCGCATGTCGGGGGCGACGCGGTGCCGACGGTGGACGCCGACAACTTCCGTGGCGCGCAGCTGGCGGTGGAGCATCTGCTGGCGCTCGGCCACCGCAGGATCGGTTTCCTCGGCAGGCCGCCGCGCGACCTGGAGTCGGGCAAGCAGCGGGAGTACGGCTACCGCGCGGCGCTGGAGGCCGCCGGTATCGCGTTCGACCCGGAGCTGGTGCGGGCGGCGGGGTACGAGGAGAGCGAATCGACCGAGGCGGCGCGGCAGTTGCTCGAACTGCCCGAGCGGCCCACGGCGATCTTCGCGGCCAACGACCTGTCGGCGATCTCCACCATGGAGGTGGCGCTCACCCTCGGGATGACGGTCCCGGACGACCTGTCGGTCATCGGCTTCGACAACGTGCCGGAGAGCACGATGGTGCGGCCCGGACTGACCACCATCGAGCAGCCGTTGCAGCTGATGGGGCAGCGGGCGGTGGAGATGCTGCTGGAGGTCCTGGCCGGGCGTGAGCCGTCGCAGCGCCGGCTGCGGCTGCCCACGCGGCTCGTCGTGCGCGAGTCCTGCGCGCCGCCGCCGCTCAGCGCGCGGCGTCCGGGCACGGCCGCGGGTGCGGCTGCGAGCGCGGGCGCAGGCGCGGAACTGCCGGCGGCGCGCGGCGCCTCGGCCGACACCGATGCGGCGAGCGCCGCGTACGAACAGTCCTGACACCGGCGGTGGTTGGCCGAAAACCGCCTTCCCGGCAGCCGGAAAAGCCGGGCGCCGGACCGAGGGTGTCGCGTTCAGGCGGTGGCCCGGCGGGTGGCGCGTACGAGCAGCCCTGACAGCAGGGTCTGGCACACGTCGGTGAGGGTGGCCGTGAAGTCCATGCGCAGGGCGCCCAGTTCGGCGTCGCGCTCGTAGACCGTCAGCACGGCGGCCGACGGATGCGCGTGCGACCACACGGCCCCGGTCATCATCACGGCCGCGGTGGTGAAGCGCGTCGCGTCCGCCTCGTCGAGTTCGGGCAGCAGCCGGCCGACCAGCCGCACCAGATCCAGCACGTTCGCGACGGCCGCGCGCTTGTACTCGGCCGTCGCCTCGGGTGACACGTTCCGCTCAAGTACCGACGCCTGCGCGCCGATCAGATCGCACAGCACCGGATGCTCCGCCAGTGAGGCGGCCAGCGCCGCCGCCAACTGGTCGGCGCGCTCGTACGGTTCGGCCTTCGCGTCGACAGCGGTGGCGACCTCGGCCTCGAAGCCGTCCAGCCAGGTGCGCGTCGCCTCGTTCATCAGGTCCAGCAGGACGGCCTCGCGCGACTCGAAGTAGCGCAGCACGTTCGACTTCGCCAGTCCCACGCGCCGGCTCAGCTCGTTGAGGCTGAGCTGGGCCACCGGCATCTCCGTGAGCATCGCCGCCGCCGTGTCGAGGATCGCCTGTCTGCGCACGGCGCGCTGCTCCTCGCTGCGGGCGCGCTGGAAGCTCGTCATCGCCCCATCGTACAGACCTGCGGTCTGTTGTTATCGGACCGTCGGTCTGTTACCTTCGAAGACAACAGACCGGCGGTCTCCTATCTGCCGGACGACCGAAGGGGCCCTCATGTACACCGTTCCCGACCAGCACGGCAGGCTCGCCGTCGTCACGGGCGCCAACAGCGGTACGGGCAAGGAGGCGGCGAAGCGCCTCGCAGGCGCGGGGGCGCGCGTCGTGCTCGCCGTCCGTACGGTCGCCAAGGGCGAGCAGGCACGCGCCGAGATCCTCGCCGCGCATCCGGACGCACGGCTCGACGTGCGCAGGATCGACCTCGCGGAGCTGGACTCCGTACGGGAGTTCGCCGACGGGCTCATCGCCGAGGGGTCCCCGCTCGACCTGCTGGTCAACAACGCCGGCGTGATGTCGCCGCCGAGCCGGATCGCCACCGCAGACGGCTTCGAGCTCCAGATGGGCAGCAACTTCCTCGGCCCGTTCGCCCTGACGCTCAGGCTCCTGCCGCTGCTGCTCGCGGCGGACGCGCCCCGGGTGGCCACCATGACCAGCGGCACCGCCAACTACGGCACGATCGACTTCCAGGATCTGCAGTGGGAGAGCCGCCGCTACAGCGCGGTCCGCTCCTACGCCCAGTCGAAGCTCGCCGACCTGATCCTGACCCGTCAGCTCGCCGTTGTCGCCGCCGAGCGCGGCTGGCCGCTGCTGAGCACCGCCGCCCACCCCGGCTACACGAAGACCAACCTGCAGACGGCAGGGGCGAGCCTCGGCACCGGCAAGCCGTCCTTCACGTACTCGCTGATGAACCGGTTCGACATCCTGCCCTCGCAGGGCGTCGAGCAGGGCGCCGAGCCGCTGCTGTACGCGGCGACCAGCCCGGACGCCGTCGCCGCCGGTTACTACGGCCCCGGCGGGCGCTTCGGTCTCGTCGGCCCTGCGGCGCCCGCGCGTACCACCCGCAGGGCGCGCGACACCGAGGTCAACGCCCGGCTGTGGAGCGAGGCG is from Streptomyces sp. NBC_00370 and encodes:
- a CDS encoding carbohydrate ABC transporter permease; its protein translation is MVTTTTVREPAARTGPDGPAPRPRRGRTPRALRRRPNVLAGLGGFVWLAVIIVPVYYVVISSLRAQQGFFATNPLAFPSHITFDNYSLVLNSGFGRYFLNSVVITIAAVAVTVVLSLMAAYAVVRGNGRFVRSAFSVFLLGLAIPVHATIIPLYYMITKVHLYDSLLALILPSIGFAIPITVLILANFIRDIPKELFESMRMDGASDLRILRSLVMPLARPAIVTVGIYDGLHVWNGFLFPLILTQSPNQRVLPMALWTFQGEFTVNVPAILAAVVLSTLPMLAAYLLGRRYLVRGLTAGFSK
- a CDS encoding carbohydrate ABC transporter permease; this translates as MSVLPTDNPAARRRGSGASGLFAVPALLMFVVFALVPLAGAVVLSFTHWDGLGAITWQGLSNWTRVLHDPLTGNALLLTVKIMVVSWVVQTPISLLLGVFTAGTQRYRAVLAALYFVPLLLSSAAVAIAFKALLDPNFGIGGAPGLHALAQNWLGDPDLVLYVVIFVIAWQFVPFHTLLYQAAVRQIPDSLYEAATIDGAGRLQQFWYITLPQLRNTVITSSTLMITGSLTYFDVVFVLTAGGPGNSTRLLPVDMYLTGFQANDMGDASVLAVILVVIGLALAFVLTRFSGFSRMRSEQEGL
- a CDS encoding ABC transporter substrate-binding protein, with product MTGSVTSRRTVLAGLAALVGGTAVGCGTSGPSTGASGGGGKGSASVWIISGVTEKAFQNSFDSWNSAHSDQRIGVQSFANDPYKQKIRTAVGAGQSPTLIYGWGGGVLNSYVQAGSVDDLSDLAADPQLKGRFLPSIAKAGTVGGKTYALPNNGVKPVMVYYNKDLFAKIGAQPPASWGELMALVPKFKKAGTAPFTVSGQAKWPLLPWLSYLMDRIGGPGVLNDILANKPDAWSNPAVTQANEMIQQLVKADGFVKGFASISTDSGADIALLYTGKAAMSLGLPATYQTIQTADPKFISDGKLGYFPFPTVEGGKGDPANVAGNPSNFWSISASASAAEKAAARAYIKSDLLNAQYAADLLSVGNVPPVANLDAQLAKASDPEYFKAIYELASKAPNFALSLDQALSPQQGDSVLTALQQIFLGEISPKKFASTMNATISA
- a CDS encoding LacI family DNA-binding transcriptional regulator encodes the protein MTTHRVTIRDVASQAGVSVATVSKVLNERHGVAVSTVERVRAVIEQLGYESSLVARSLRNHRTNVVGVLVWAIEPYSAELLKGAARAIKGTGYELVVYSTGGEGGGHIGWERRYLSRLSGTLIDGAVLVTPTVSAEGIGSPVVAVDPHVGGDAVPTVDADNFRGAQLAVEHLLALGHRRIGFLGRPPRDLESGKQREYGYRAALEAAGIAFDPELVRAAGYEESESTEAARQLLELPERPTAIFAANDLSAISTMEVALTLGMTVPDDLSVIGFDNVPESTMVRPGLTTIEQPLQLMGQRAVEMLLEVLAGREPSQRRLRLPTRLVVRESCAPPPLSARRPGTAAGAAASAGAGAELPAARGASADTDAASAAYEQS
- a CDS encoding TetR/AcrR family transcriptional regulator — encoded protein: MTSFQRARSEEQRAVRRQAILDTAAAMLTEMPVAQLSLNELSRRVGLAKSNVLRYFESREAVLLDLMNEATRTWLDGFEAEVATAVDAKAEPYERADQLAAALAASLAEHPVLCDLIGAQASVLERNVSPEATAEYKRAAVANVLDLVRLVGRLLPELDEADATRFTTAAVMMTGAVWSHAHPSAAVLTVYERDAELGALRMDFTATLTDVCQTLLSGLLVRATRRATA
- a CDS encoding SDR family oxidoreductase; translated protein: MYTVPDQHGRLAVVTGANSGTGKEAAKRLAGAGARVVLAVRTVAKGEQARAEILAAHPDARLDVRRIDLAELDSVREFADGLIAEGSPLDLLVNNAGVMSPPSRIATADGFELQMGSNFLGPFALTLRLLPLLLAADAPRVATMTSGTANYGTIDFQDLQWESRRYSAVRSYAQSKLADLILTRQLAVVAAERGWPLLSTAAHPGYTKTNLQTAGASLGTGKPSFTYSLMNRFDILPSQGVEQGAEPLLYAATSPDAVAAGYYGPGGRFGLVGPAAPARTTRRARDTEVNARLWSEAERLTGVTLPAAVR